The Pirellulales bacterium genome contains a region encoding:
- a CDS encoding L,D-transpeptidase family protein → MNTLRTLTVVVVLAAVAYGVYASLNNRPVADPPGMEKTEWQGAPNVELPGAPMTPALPEAPTAVAPPAAAFPAEAPLAPAAAPSVPVATTPPAEAPAFAAAAPPFEPAASTPPAPTAEVYSGGVPLIPAPDANAASAPPASSIPPATQDRYASTPAPTDRYATPVASAAPDDPTSYAAQTSLDAGPSVAASQPAGALPAPTAGPGSAEFDTAMAFAQAQLSQGQLAEAHLALSQWFGHPDLSAAQETTLIGLLDQVAGTVIYSRESFVLPAHQVQPGETLNQIAQANNVPWQLLAKINAVQDPQNLRAGEQLKVVRGPFAAVVEMGRHRMSLWVEGRYAGRFTIGVGKIASIPEGEFTVRGKVENPTYYGEQVIDADDPNNPLGERLIDLGNQLGIHGTNDPSLIGTNESGGTIALGPRDLEDVYDILSVGSTVVIRR, encoded by the coding sequence GTGAACACCTTACGAACGTTAACAGTAGTGGTTGTTCTAGCCGCGGTGGCGTATGGCGTCTACGCATCGCTCAATAACAGGCCGGTGGCCGATCCACCCGGCATGGAAAAGACCGAGTGGCAAGGCGCTCCGAACGTCGAGTTGCCCGGCGCGCCGATGACCCCCGCCCTGCCCGAGGCACCCACTGCCGTGGCCCCCCCGGCCGCCGCGTTTCCTGCAGAAGCACCCCTCGCGCCTGCCGCGGCTCCCTCGGTGCCTGTCGCCACCACGCCGCCGGCCGAGGCACCGGCCTTTGCCGCCGCGGCGCCACCGTTTGAACCTGCGGCCTCGACGCCTCCGGCGCCGACCGCCGAGGTCTATTCGGGAGGTGTGCCACTGATTCCTGCCCCGGACGCGAACGCTGCGTCGGCACCGCCAGCCTCGTCAATACCCCCCGCGACGCAAGACCGCTACGCCTCGACACCTGCACCGACCGATCGCTATGCCACGCCTGTGGCTTCGGCTGCTCCTGATGATCCGACGAGCTACGCCGCGCAAACGTCGCTCGATGCCGGCCCGTCGGTCGCTGCTTCTCAGCCTGCCGGCGCACTGCCCGCGCCGACGGCGGGACCCGGATCGGCCGAGTTCGACACGGCGATGGCGTTCGCGCAGGCGCAGCTCTCGCAGGGGCAGTTGGCCGAGGCCCATCTGGCGCTTTCGCAATGGTTTGGCCATCCGGATCTGAGCGCGGCTCAAGAAACCACGCTGATCGGCCTGCTCGATCAAGTCGCCGGCACGGTCATTTACTCGCGCGAGTCGTTCGTCCTGCCCGCGCATCAGGTTCAGCCGGGCGAAACATTGAATCAAATCGCCCAAGCGAACAACGTGCCGTGGCAGTTGCTGGCCAAGATCAACGCCGTGCAGGATCCGCAGAATCTGCGGGCAGGCGAGCAGCTCAAAGTGGTACGCGGTCCCTTTGCGGCCGTGGTGGAAATGGGCCGCCACCGCATGTCGTTGTGGGTCGAGGGGCGTTATGCCGGACGATTCACGATTGGCGTCGGCAAGATTGCGAGCATTCCCGAGGGTGAATTCACCGTCCGCGGCAAGGTGGAGAACCCCACCTATTATGGCGAGCAGGTGATCGACGCCGACGACCCGAACAATCCGCTGGGCGAACGCCTGATCGACCTGGGCAACCAGCTTGGCATCCACGGCACGAACGATCCCAGCCTGATCGGCACGAACGAGTCGGGGGGCACGATCGCCCTGGGCCCGCGCGATCTCGAGGACGTCTACGACATCCTTTCGGTCGGCTCAACGGTAGTGATCCGCCGCTGA
- a CDS encoding zinc-ribbon domain-containing protein, producing the protein MDESYEDYDHDLPDDDDDYEADDDTTDDLVECPHCGAAIYEDSVACPRCGEYITNSSHPFAGRPWWWLALGALGILALLASLIAF; encoded by the coding sequence ATGGACGAATCGTACGAAGACTACGACCACGATCTGCCCGACGACGATGACGACTACGAAGCCGACGATGACACGACGGATGACCTGGTCGAGTGTCCCCACTGCGGAGCGGCGATCTACGAAGACTCGGTCGCCTGCCCGCGCTGTGGCGAGTACATCACCAATAGCTCGCATCCCTTCGCAGGGCGTCCGTGGTGGTGGCTCGCGCTAGGCGCACTCGGCATCCTTGCCCTTCTGGCCTCGCTGATCGCCTTTTGA
- a CDS encoding replication-associated recombination protein A, with protein MSLFAESEAQNRRGAQPLAARMRPRSLDEFVGQQHFLGEGKLLRRLLKARRLGSILFTGPPGTGKTTLSHLLAKEAGARFRELNAVTSGVKELREVLDNARDTLSATGQTTLLFVDEIHRFNKAQQDVLLPDVEEGVVILVGATTQNPFFAVNSALVSRSRVFQFEPLSVTDIRTLLERAAADRGRGLGQYDVRLSEEALDFLATVCDGDARRALSALEIGVLSTDERPVHFTRELAEESVQRKTIEYDATGDSHYDAASALIKSIRGSDPDAAIYWLARMLEGGEDVRFLARRIVIAASEDIGNADPRALSVAVAAMQATEFVGLPECQLPLAQAVTYLACAPKSNAATVAIGEARRDVREGRLVPVPVHLRDSHYAGAERMGHGKGYEYSHNSPDGVAAQDYLGVDRTYYRPVERGFERELAERLETIRARLREGRT; from the coding sequence ATGTCGCTGTTTGCCGAAAGTGAAGCCCAGAATCGTCGCGGGGCGCAACCTCTGGCGGCGCGCATGCGCCCTCGTTCCCTCGACGAGTTTGTCGGGCAGCAACATTTCCTCGGCGAGGGAAAGCTGCTTCGCCGCTTGCTGAAGGCGCGGCGTTTGGGGTCGATCTTGTTCACGGGCCCCCCCGGCACGGGCAAGACGACGCTTTCTCATCTGCTGGCCAAGGAGGCGGGCGCGCGATTTCGCGAATTGAACGCCGTGACCAGCGGCGTGAAGGAACTGCGCGAGGTGCTCGACAACGCCCGCGACACGCTCTCGGCCACCGGTCAGACCACGTTGCTCTTCGTCGACGAGATCCACCGCTTCAACAAGGCGCAGCAGGACGTGCTGCTGCCCGACGTGGAAGAGGGGGTGGTGATCCTGGTCGGCGCGACCACGCAGAACCCGTTCTTCGCGGTCAACAGCGCGCTGGTGAGCCGGAGCCGAGTGTTTCAATTCGAGCCCCTCTCCGTAACGGACATCCGCACGCTGCTCGAGCGGGCGGCGGCCGACCGCGGCCGCGGACTGGGCCAATACGACGTGCGGCTCTCGGAAGAGGCTCTCGACTTCCTAGCGACCGTTTGCGACGGAGATGCCCGGCGGGCGCTGTCCGCGCTCGAGATCGGAGTCTTGTCGACCGACGAACGACCGGTTCACTTCACGCGCGAGTTGGCCGAGGAATCGGTGCAGCGCAAAACGATCGAATACGACGCCACGGGAGACTCGCACTACGACGCGGCCAGCGCCCTGATCAAGAGCATCCGGGGGAGCGATCCCGACGCGGCCATCTACTGGCTGGCACGCATGCTCGAGGGGGGCGAAGACGTGCGGTTCCTGGCGCGGCGCATCGTGATCGCGGCCAGCGAGGACATCGGCAACGCCGATCCCAGGGCCCTCTCGGTCGCCGTGGCGGCCATGCAGGCCACCGAATTCGTCGGACTGCCGGAATGCCAGTTGCCGCTGGCACAGGCGGTGACGTACCTGGCATGCGCCCCGAAGTCGAACGCCGCCACGGTGGCGATCGGCGAAGCACGCCGCGACGTCCGCGAAGGGCGCCTCGTGCCGGTGCCCGTTCACCTCCGCGACTCGCATTACGCGGGCGCCGAGCGCATGGGGCACGGAAAAGGGTATGAGTATTCGCACAACAGCCCCGACGGGGTCGCGGCGCAGGACTATCTGGGCGTCGATCGAACGTACTATCGTCCGGTCGAACGGGGGTTCGAACGCGAATTGGCCGAACGACTAGAGACGATTCGCGCGCGGCTCCGCGAAGGGCGTACCTAG
- a CDS encoding DUF1499 domain-containing protein, which yields MLTPIIFVVGAILLLFMGTLFILVEDWSRDLTTNTAETSETSDDPLLRPMLLHRPVAESADLVEHAVHTLVRWEIAGRDQEGNTVVVRLVRTTALWRFKDDITVRLEPVAEGTRVSARSQSRVGKGDLGQNPRNLRELFEALRTMQRISVPQNAVT from the coding sequence ATGTTGACCCCCATCATTTTCGTGGTTGGGGCGATCCTCCTGTTGTTCATGGGCACACTTTTTATATTGGTCGAGGACTGGTCGCGCGATCTGACGACCAACACCGCTGAAACATCCGAGACGTCCGACGATCCCCTCTTGCGTCCGATGTTGCTGCACCGCCCCGTGGCGGAATCCGCCGATCTGGTCGAGCATGCCGTGCATACGCTCGTTCGCTGGGAAATCGCCGGTCGCGATCAAGAGGGCAATACGGTCGTCGTGCGCCTGGTACGCACGACGGCGCTGTGGCGCTTCAAGGACGACATAACCGTGCGCCTCGAGCCGGTGGCGGAAGGAACTCGCGTCTCGGCGCGCAGCCAGTCACGCGTCGGCAAGGGGGATCTCGGCCAGAACCCACGCAATCTGCGTGAGCTGTTCGAGGCCCTCCGCACGATGCAACGCATCAGCGTGCCGCAGAACGCGGTCACCTGA
- a CDS encoding PA0069 family radical SAM protein: MSGKPRMKGRGSTIAPANRFEQTHREDDFEQLAPDEPVAGDTNLPTQYLPDDSQTIVVENDSPDIGFRYSVNCYRGCSHGCSYCYARPGHEYLGLNAGIDFESKIFVKHRAPELFRAWLARDRWVPETIMFSGVTDCYQPAERRYRLTRGCLEVACEARQPIGMVTKNALVVRDVDVLAEMAAHRTTLVSISITTLDAELARTMEPRTSSPEARLRAIRELTDAGIPTTVLVAPIIPGLNDTEVPAILQAAAEAGALKASFVLLRLPLTVRPVFLDWLVRTQPLRAARVEALIRSTRGGELSDGKFGSRMRGKGPYAEQIGATFRVFAAKHGLDRPTPELDASQFRPPRAASGQRRFF, translated from the coding sequence ATGAGCGGTAAGCCACGCATGAAAGGTCGCGGATCGACGATCGCGCCGGCTAACCGCTTCGAACAGACGCACCGCGAGGACGACTTCGAGCAACTGGCCCCCGACGAGCCAGTCGCGGGGGACACGAATCTCCCGACGCAGTACCTGCCCGACGATTCCCAGACGATCGTCGTCGAGAACGACAGTCCCGATATCGGCTTTCGCTACAGCGTGAATTGCTATCGGGGCTGCTCGCACGGATGCAGCTATTGTTACGCGCGGCCGGGGCACGAGTACCTGGGGTTGAACGCCGGGATCGATTTCGAGTCGAAGATCTTCGTCAAGCATCGCGCGCCCGAGTTGTTTCGCGCGTGGCTCGCGCGCGACAGGTGGGTGCCCGAGACGATCATGTTCTCAGGCGTGACGGACTGCTATCAGCCGGCCGAGCGAAGATATCGGCTGACGCGTGGCTGTCTGGAAGTCGCCTGCGAGGCACGCCAGCCCATCGGCATGGTTACGAAGAACGCGCTCGTCGTGCGCGACGTCGACGTGCTGGCGGAGATGGCCGCGCACCGCACGACGCTGGTGTCGATCTCGATCACAACGCTCGATGCCGAGTTGGCCCGCACGATGGAGCCGCGCACCAGTTCGCCCGAGGCGCGGCTGCGTGCTATCCGCGAGTTGACGGATGCCGGCATTCCCACGACGGTGCTCGTCGCGCCGATCATTCCCGGGCTGAACGACACGGAAGTGCCCGCCATCCTGCAGGCGGCGGCCGAGGCGGGCGCGCTGAAGGCCTCCTTCGTGCTGTTGCGCTTGCCCCTCACGGTGCGGCCGGTGTTTCTCGACTGGCTCGTGCGCACGCAGCCGCTGCGCGCGGCCCGCGTCGAGGCGCTGATTCGCTCCACGCGCGGGGGCGAGTTGAGCGACGGCAAATTCGGCAGTCGGATGCGAGGAAAAGGGCCGTACGCCGAGCAGATCGGCGCTACATTTCGCGTGTTTGCGGCGAAGCATGGCCTGGACCGGCCGACGCCCGAACTCGATGCGTCGCAGTTTCGTCCGCCTCGTGCTGCGAGCGGCCAACGGCGATTTTTCTAG
- a CDS encoding NF038122 family metalloprotease, with the protein MFLRRKRGFELLEHRRVLSAAGLDIVLHLGPGLQANSAAAAAYERAAQFWESVFADPITVHIDAEFVSGIGGAALATTTSYGFAYHDVRARLVADAADDEGIVSLLPNATGQLTFNTAPGVTVPTVATGNVELLVTRANAKALGFRNLPGNASAYTPGVTIDASITFNSTLNWDFDRSNGIAAGSIDFEATALHEIGHSLGFTSSVDRVAAGQTGNIRPTVLDLFRLAPGQGASFSTAPRILNKGSAVPVQVLHDGQFDATPFNGIIAGLGTGDIPMSTGVSSGDGYQASHFKESNQTGVFIGILDPVINTGQIVNPTMNDLRMLGLIGWDRIDVSGYGTPPVVTVDALATSDNTPALTGTINETTTDVFVRLPSVFGTNTVTFTVDGNPATSNGFTLTNAAGSGSRIASMDLVLPDAGSTLGNPPQVYTPFFNTSGSGAQDFLAVAAQATAVGLLSPQSDGVNDGDVRDNSKTLTLAFDNFDPGETLSWRLGMGLNTIFGNDLIGAFVRVTFENGQTVSGDLLAVPGNSDASSITLSIDHALRATNHGNGTWSLADNSFAALADGSYEVLVTAVDASGAWAFDGTTDELLIDTSVPVAVAGEYMGSEASIIVLTGAGTGIITLYEWDLDNNGSYETIGQSVNFSRNDQGVFTVALRVTGPMGSSIDTTTVTVVNAAPTATATGSVVTRVNVSQTFTFAAVDPSPVDNAAGFTFRIDWNGDGTFDQTTSGAGSVQLSHSFSAAGSYRVTVEAIDKDSGASELSWHTIHVWRSAQVGPNVEWQGSDGDDVVEFEQTGAGSVQMRTLKIGGVTMNVVENFSGVSGRVLAYGNSGHDLLDASALANIPATIEGGRHNDTIRGGAADDILRGEFVGAKGDGAEGNDSITGGPGNDLIEGDGVEGGKDTLRGGAGDDTILGDGGDGAEGRADQIFGDDGNDQLFGHHGHDLIDGGNDHDLITGGDGAEANDTLIGGAGNDVLSGGRGNDSLTGGTGRDLLVGGYGADTLRGEGGEDLLIADHTTFDLNAAALAAIHAEWTSANSYTDRLAHLTGTPGGANGTTYLIPGATVFDDESIDQLTGGSVDLDWFFYNLLQDVLNDHAVGETETDTFGFLPPE; encoded by the coding sequence ATGTTTCTACGACGCAAACGCGGCTTCGAGCTGCTCGAGCATCGCAGGGTACTCTCGGCGGCGGGGCTCGATATCGTCTTGCACCTGGGGCCTGGCTTGCAGGCGAATTCCGCCGCGGCGGCCGCGTACGAGCGCGCCGCCCAGTTCTGGGAAAGCGTCTTCGCCGATCCGATCACGGTCCACATCGACGCCGAGTTTGTGAGCGGCATCGGGGGTGCCGCTCTAGCCACGACAACGTCGTATGGATTCGCCTATCACGACGTGCGGGCCCGACTCGTGGCCGACGCGGCCGACGATGAAGGGATCGTCTCGCTTTTGCCAAACGCAACGGGGCAGCTCACCTTCAATACCGCGCCGGGGGTCACCGTGCCCACGGTCGCAACAGGCAATGTCGAATTGCTCGTCACGAGAGCGAATGCGAAGGCACTGGGGTTCCGTAATTTGCCGGGCAATGCCTCGGCCTACACGCCCGGCGTGACGATCGACGCCTCGATTACGTTCAACAGCACGCTGAACTGGGATTTCGATCGCTCGAACGGCATCGCCGCGGGGAGCATCGATTTCGAGGCCACGGCGTTGCACGAGATCGGTCACTCGCTCGGCTTCACGAGCAGCGTCGATCGAGTCGCCGCCGGTCAAACGGGCAACATCCGTCCGACGGTGCTCGACCTGTTTCGACTCGCGCCGGGACAAGGGGCCTCGTTCTCGACCGCGCCGCGCATCTTGAACAAAGGCTCGGCCGTCCCCGTCCAAGTGCTACACGACGGACAGTTCGACGCCACTCCGTTCAACGGCATCATCGCCGGGCTCGGCACGGGGGATATTCCCATGTCGACTGGGGTGTCATCGGGCGACGGCTATCAAGCCAGCCATTTCAAGGAAAGCAATCAGACGGGCGTCTTCATCGGCATCCTCGACCCGGTGATCAACACCGGGCAGATCGTCAACCCGACGATGAACGATCTGCGCATGCTGGGGCTCATCGGTTGGGATCGTATCGACGTATCGGGCTACGGCACGCCCCCCGTGGTGACCGTCGATGCGCTGGCCACGAGCGACAACACGCCGGCTCTCACGGGTACGATCAACGAAACCACCACCGACGTGTTCGTGCGGCTGCCCAGTGTGTTCGGTACGAACACGGTCACCTTCACCGTCGATGGCAATCCCGCCACGAGCAACGGCTTTACGCTGACGAACGCGGCCGGCTCGGGCAGCAGGATCGCGAGCATGGATCTCGTACTTCCCGATGCCGGCTCGACGCTGGGCAATCCGCCGCAGGTCTACACGCCGTTCTTCAATACCTCGGGAAGCGGCGCGCAGGATTTTCTGGCGGTCGCGGCGCAGGCCACGGCCGTGGGGCTGCTCTCGCCGCAATCCGATGGAGTGAACGACGGCGACGTGCGCGACAACTCGAAGACGCTGACGCTCGCGTTCGACAACTTCGATCCCGGCGAGACGCTTTCGTGGCGCTTGGGCATGGGGTTGAACACGATCTTCGGCAACGATCTGATCGGCGCGTTCGTCCGGGTCACCTTCGAGAATGGCCAGACGGTCAGTGGCGATCTATTGGCCGTGCCCGGCAACTCCGATGCGTCGAGCATCACGCTTTCGATCGATCACGCCCTCCGCGCCACGAATCACGGCAACGGCACCTGGTCGCTGGCCGACAATAGCTTCGCGGCGCTGGCCGATGGCAGTTACGAAGTGCTTGTTACGGCGGTCGACGCCTCGGGCGCCTGGGCGTTCGACGGCACGACAGACGAGTTGCTCATCGACACCTCGGTCCCCGTCGCCGTCGCCGGCGAATACATGGGCAGCGAAGCGAGCATCATCGTTCTGACCGGGGCTGGCACGGGCATCATTACGCTCTACGAGTGGGATCTCGACAACAATGGCAGCTACGAGACGATCGGCCAATCGGTGAACTTCTCGCGGAACGATCAAGGCGTCTTCACCGTCGCACTACGGGTCACGGGCCCCATGGGTTCCTCGATCGACACGACGACGGTGACCGTCGTGAACGCCGCCCCCACGGCGACGGCCACGGGATCCGTGGTGACACGCGTGAATGTTTCGCAGACGTTCACGTTTGCCGCGGTCGATCCTTCGCCCGTCGACAATGCCGCGGGGTTCACCTTCCGGATCGACTGGAATGGAGACGGCACGTTCGACCAGACCACCAGCGGCGCCGGCAGCGTGCAACTCAGTCATAGCTTCTCGGCGGCAGGCTCGTATCGCGTGACCGTCGAGGCGATCGACAAGGACTCGGGCGCAAGCGAGCTATCTTGGCACACGATTCACGTCTGGCGATCGGCGCAGGTCGGTCCAAACGTCGAGTGGCAAGGCTCGGACGGCGACGACGTCGTCGAATTCGAGCAGACCGGCGCCGGCAGCGTGCAGATGCGCACGTTGAAGATTGGTGGCGTGACGATGAACGTCGTGGAGAACTTCAGCGGTGTCAGTGGCCGCGTGCTCGCCTATGGCAACAGCGGGCACGACCTGCTCGACGCCAGCGCGCTCGCGAACATACCGGCGACGATCGAAGGGGGGCGTCACAACGACACCATTCGCGGCGGCGCTGCCGACGACATTCTCCGCGGAGAGTTCGTAGGGGCGAAGGGAGACGGCGCCGAAGGAAACGACTCGATCACCGGGGGACCTGGAAACGATCTCATTGAAGGGGACGGCGTCGAAGGAGGCAAAGATACCCTCCGCGGTGGCGCCGGCGACGACACGATCCTGGGCGATGGCGGCGACGGCGCCGAAGGGCGGGCCGACCAGATCTTCGGCGACGACGGCAACGATCAGCTCTTCGGTCATCACGGGCACGATCTCATCGACGGCGGCAACGATCACGACCTCATCACTGGAGGCGACGGCGCCGAGGCAAACGATACGCTCATCGGCGGCGCTGGCAACGATGTGCTCAGCGGAGGTCGCGGAAACGATTCGCTCACTGGTGGCACGGGACGCGACCTGCTCGTCGGCGGTTACGGTGCCGATACGTTGCGCGGCGAAGGAGGAGAAGATCTGCTCATCGCCGATCATACGACGTTCGATCTCAACGCCGCGGCGCTGGCGGCCATCCATGCCGAATGGACGTCGGCCAACAGCTATACCGACCGCCTCGCCCACCTGACGGGCACGCCCGGGGGGGCCAATGGCACAACCTACCTGATTCCCGGCGCGACGGTCTTCGACGACGAATCGATCGACCAGCTCACCGGGGGCTCGGTCGATCTCGACTGGTTCTTCTACAACCTGCTGCAAGATGTGTTGAACGACCACGCCGTGGGCGAAACGGAAACCGACACGTTCGGTTTCTTGCCTCCGGAGTAG
- a CDS encoding KpsF/GutQ family sugar-phosphate isomerase, with translation MEALATRDRFSPFEQLRYARDIVQIEARAVQQIAARLDQDFCRATELLFETDGSVIVTGMGKAGIIGQKLAATLASTGTRSHFLHPAEAIHGDLGRIHHQDVVVILSQSGETEEIVRLLPSLRTFGVPIIAVTARSTSTLGRAATVTLELGPLQEACALGLAPSTSTTAMLALGDALALVTSRMRGFRPEDFARFHPGGSLGRQLSKVEDLMRPLEQCRVAHDADTVREVYARHSYVGRRAGAIMLVGADDLLTGIFTDSDLARLFESRRDDAFDRPIRHVMTSQPQRVQVGAMTSDAVAILAERKISELPVTDAVGVPVGMIDITDVVGMIPEEAA, from the coding sequence ATGGAAGCTCTAGCGACTCGCGATCGGTTCAGTCCGTTCGAACAACTGCGCTACGCGCGCGACATCGTGCAGATCGAAGCCCGCGCCGTGCAACAAATCGCCGCGCGACTCGACCAAGATTTTTGCCGCGCGACGGAGCTTTTGTTCGAGACCGACGGTTCGGTAATCGTGACCGGCATGGGCAAGGCGGGCATCATCGGCCAGAAGCTCGCCGCCACGCTGGCTTCGACCGGCACGCGCAGCCATTTCCTTCATCCGGCCGAGGCCATCCACGGCGACCTGGGGCGCATTCATCATCAGGACGTGGTGGTCATACTCTCGCAAAGTGGCGAGACCGAAGAGATCGTCCGCCTGTTGCCCTCGCTACGAACGTTTGGCGTCCCAATCATTGCCGTGACCGCGCGCTCGACGAGCACGCTGGGGCGCGCGGCCACCGTGACGCTCGAGCTTGGCCCCTTGCAGGAGGCCTGCGCCCTGGGACTCGCCCCCAGCACGAGCACCACCGCGATGCTGGCCCTGGGCGATGCCCTGGCCCTGGTCACGAGCCGCATGCGGGGCTTTCGGCCCGAAGATTTCGCCCGTTTTCATCCGGGGGGCAGTCTCGGCCGGCAGTTGAGCAAGGTAGAAGACCTGATGCGCCCGCTCGAACAGTGCCGCGTAGCGCACGATGCCGACACGGTGCGAGAAGTCTACGCCCGGCACAGCTACGTCGGCCGACGCGCCGGGGCGATCATGCTCGTCGGCGCGGACGACCTCCTCACCGGCATCTTCACCGATAGCGATCTCGCGCGGCTGTTCGAAAGCCGGCGCGACGACGCCTTCGACCGGCCGATCCGCCACGTGATGACCTCGCAGCCGCAACGCGTGCAGGTAGGCGCGATGACGAGCGACGCCGTGGCGATCCTGGCCGAACGCAAGATCAGCGAACTACCGGTCACCGATGCCGTCGGCGTCCCCGTCGGCATGATCGACATCACCGACGTCGTCGGTATGATTCCGGAAGAAGCCGCCTGA